A section of the Amblyomma americanum isolate KBUSLIRL-KWMA chromosome 2, ASM5285725v1, whole genome shotgun sequence genome encodes:
- the LOC144119293 gene encoding uncharacterized protein LOC144119293, with the protein MNTLTISVVLCAALSTAMAGGLGLGYGAGYGGYGGYGLGYGVGGVGVGSSVALLSGGPKFTKVVAGPAFLVKTVHHVNKVSGGGALLAHSGLGGGYGVSYGYGGGYGGGYGGGYGGGYGGGYGGGYGGGYGGYGYGYKG; encoded by the exons ATGAACACCCTG ACAATTTCCGTCGTCCTCTGCGCCGCTCTGTCCACCGCAATGGCTGGTGGACTTGGACTCGGCTACGGGGCCGGCTATGGCGGCTATGGCGGCTATGGCCTCGGCTACGGCGTGGGCGGTGTTGGCGTGGGAAGCAGCGTTGCTCTTCTGAGTGGAGGCCCAAAGTTCACTAAAGTCGTGGCTGGGCCTGCCTTCCTCGTGAAGACTGTGCACCACGTCAATAAGGTCAGCGGTGGAGGAGCCCTTCTCGCCCACTCCGGTCTTGGAGGAGGCTACGGGGTTAGCTACGGATACGGTGGCGGATACGGCGGCGGGTACGGCGGCGGATACGGCGGCGGGTACGGCGGCGGATACGGCGGCGGGTACGGCGGCGGATACGGCGGCTATGGCTATGGATACAAGGGCTGA